The DNA segment CAATGCGCTGTCACTGCCGTGTCGGCTGGCGGATTGCACTTCTCCGCCAGCCGATTTCGGTCCAAGAGCCTGCTGCGATGTGCAGCGCTACTCAATTCTCAAAGATCGTAATGGTCGCGGTCCTGCCGAAGCATTCAAGAACTCATAAAACGGGTGGCCGTTCCGTAGAGGACGAATCACCGTTGCCCTACGGCAGGCTGAACTAAAAGGGACTTGGGCAACCCTTTAGCTACTGCGGCAGCGGTGAGGGTGCCGGCTGCAAGCGGACCGTCTGCCCAGCTTGCGCCAGCGCCATGGCAGCGGTGATATTGCGAGGCGAGAGATCAAAAGTGCTCATCATGACTCCGTGCATCCCTGTCTGGGGATCGATCTGGGCGGTTTGCACGGTAAGAGTGAGAGCTACGTCCGTCACGTAGCTTACGCCATTCACAGCGGCAGTAGACGCCGAGAATGAACATCCTTTAACCGAGGTCACAAGCGCTTGCCCCGGATTCTTGTTCGCCTGGCTAACCGGCGTCGCAGAGCGGCTCAGTGTCCCGGTTGCAGGATCGCAGACATACTCCACGAGATACAAGCTGCCGTCGGCATTCACATCACCCAAAATATCCAGAGTGCCCGGCGAAACGGTTACTCCGTTTCCAATCACGCCAGTCGCGTAGACCGGAGCGCCAGTCGTGTGGTTCTGTGTGAAGATGCCGGTAATTTTATTGCCCGTGCTGTCGACATTAATGACTTGCACGACTTCGGCATTAACGCCGGTGTCCACACT comes from the Terriglobales bacterium genome and includes:
- a CDS encoding prepilin-type N-terminal cleavage/methylation domain-containing protein, with the protein product DRASYYPGVSEGQLLDKMQVKSQRGFSLLELMAAVAVLLVISAAAFSLLNYFQKNYTSNQLSADMHSGVRGAIELISQELTQAGLINSSGVANTSLTSSVVSSGNSQNVAVGNAGLFYAGERVSVDTGVNAEVVQVINVDSTGNKITGIFTQNHTTGAPVYATGVIGNGVTVSPGTLDILGDVNADGSLYLVEYVCDPATGTLSRSATPVSQANKNPGQALVTSVKGCSFSASTAAVNGVSYVTDVALTLTVQTAQIDPQTGMHGVMMSTFDLSPRNITAAMALAQAGQTVRLQPAPSPLPQ